Genomic segment of Tomitella fengzijianii:
GCCATGCTCGTGGCGCAGGACGGCACGGTCACCGGCAGCGTGTCCGGCGGGTGCGTCGAGGGGGCGGTGTATGAGCTGGCCGAGCAGGCCATCGCCGACGGCACCCCCGTCCTCCAGCGCTACGGCGTGTCCGACGAGGACGCGTTCGCGGTGGGTCTGACCTGCGGCGGCATCATCGACATCTTCGTCGAGCGCGTCGACACGCGGAGCTACGCCGAGTTGCGCGAGGCCATCGACGCGGTGCGCGACGAGGTGCCGCTCGCGGTCGCCACCGTGACCGGCCATCCCGATCCCCGGCTGATCGGGCGCCACATGCTCGTCTACGACGACGGCGCCACCGGGACTCTCGGATCCCGGCGCGTCGACGACGCCGTCGTCGACGACGCCCGCGGACAGCTCGACAGCGGCCGCTCCGGCACGCTCCACTACGGGCCGGACGGTCAGCGCCGCGGCGAGGGCCTGTCGGTGTTCGTCAACGTGTTCCGGCCGCCGCCGCGGCTGCTCGTGTTCGGCGCGATCGATTTCGCCGCCGCCATGGCGCGCATCGGCGCGTTCCTCGGCTACCGGGTGACGGTGTGCGATGCGCGGGCCGTGTTCGCCACCCGCACCCGGTTCCCCGAGGCCGACGAGGTGGTCACCGACTGGCCGCACCGGTACCTGGCCGCCGAGGCCGAGGCGGGGCGCGTGGACCGCCGCACCGTCGTCACGGTGCTGACGCACGACCCCAAGTTCGACGTGCCGCTGCTGGAGGTGGCGCTGCGGCTGGACCTGGCCTACGTGGGCGCGATGGGTTCGCGGCGCACGCACGACGACCGGCTTTCGCGGCTGCGGGAGGCCGGCATGGCCGAGGACGAGCTCGCCGCGCTGAGCTCGCCGATAGGCCTGGACCTGGGCGCACGCACCCCGGAGGAGACGGCGGTGGCCATCGCCGCCGAGATCATCCAGCTGCATTGGGGCGCCGCCGGCGCGCGCCTCACGCATTCGGACGGCCCGATACACGGCGCGTGACCGGGGCGGCCGGCGGCCGGAAGGCGCGGGCGCCCCGCGAATTTCGCCGATCCGGTTGTCCTCCGACCCGTTCCGGGGAAGAGTTGGGCAGTGACACTCCTCACACCCGCGTCAAGCCGGAGGTTTCCATGCGCATCTCTGTTGTGGTCGACGGCACCAGATACACCGACGATGTGGAGCCGCGCACCCTGCTGGTGCACTATCTGCGCGAGCGGATCGGCAAGGTCGGCACCGTGTCCGGCTGCGACACCAGCAACTGCGGCGCCTGCACGGTGCATCTGGACGGGCGCAGCGTCAAATCCTGCTCGGTGCTGGCCGTCCAGGCGGACGGGCATGAGGTGACGACCATCGAGGGGCTGGCGCGCGACGGACGGCTGCACCCGGTGCAGGAGGCGTTCCACGAGCATCACGCTCTGCAGTGCGGG
This window contains:
- a CDS encoding (2Fe-2S)-binding protein translates to MRISVVVDGTRYTDDVEPRTLLVHYLRERIGKVGTVSGCDTSNCGACTVHLDGRSVKSCSVLAVQADGHEVTTIEGLARDGRLHPVQEAFHEHHALQCGYCTPGMIMQSVDLLGENPDPDEQEIREGLEGNLCRCTGYQNIVRAVQDAAGRMHEQSAARSGGAR
- a CDS encoding XdhC family protein; translated protein: MRDVMDELDRRYRAGEPVGLGTVVGTFSSSPRDPGAAMLVAQDGTVTGSVSGGCVEGAVYELAEQAIADGTPVLQRYGVSDEDAFAVGLTCGGIIDIFVERVDTRSYAELREAIDAVRDEVPLAVATVTGHPDPRLIGRHMLVYDDGATGTLGSRRVDDAVVDDARGQLDSGRSGTLHYGPDGQRRGEGLSVFVNVFRPPPRLLVFGAIDFAAAMARIGAFLGYRVTVCDARAVFATRTRFPEADEVVTDWPHRYLAAEAEAGRVDRRTVVTVLTHDPKFDVPLLEVALRLDLAYVGAMGSRRTHDDRLSRLREAGMAEDELAALSSPIGLDLGARTPEETAVAIAAEIIQLHWGAAGARLTHSDGPIHGA